The following are encoded together in the Mastacembelus armatus chromosome 6, fMasArm1.2, whole genome shotgun sequence genome:
- the LOC113133059 gene encoding titin-like, translating to MEASNHEMGKEGEDKANTLNINVTPDTDGALMPEASQSSSTPIVLGQFATSAENREHYRVKPSPATDKENAIMPTLQITFSTFTVKNGEDLKVEIPVTGHPTPKIEWKKDGQAVKETSRLELATTSSLTVLHIRYAAREHSGQYSVTASNSAGKYTGEITVVVLEKPDPPTGPVRIDEVSCNYVTISWEPPKYTGGSQLDNYIVEKRETTSTEWQTVSATTVRTTIKVTKLKTGSEYQFRVFAENRYGKSTAITSPIVIAQYPFSAPTAPGTPFVSTVTKYNMMVEWEPPAKDGGSPIIGYHLERKEKNSILWTKLNKLLIPDAHFKTSGLEEGIEYEFRVFAENIAGLSPSSKISECYVARDPCDPPGKPEAVVISRENITLKWVKPKYDGGSTITGYVVEKKELPDGRWMKANFTNVIENQFTITGLTGGQSYEFRVNAKNGAGVWSKPSESLTIIAQDVIEKPTAFIDPRFKSTTVVQAGETFIINADYFGKPLPEVMWLKDGREIDKATRRMEFKNTLTHTALTVRDCTREDGGHFILNVSNIGGSTSIPINVKVLDRPGRPDGPLKVKAVSAEKCNLHWNPPLNDGGAGISHYIIEKRETSRVTWTEVETHVEAVSYKVTKLVPGKEYIFRIAAVNKFGIGEFLESDPFIAQNPFTTPSTPSTPTASAVTGDSITLTWERPETDGGSEIDGYILEKRDKEGVRWTKCNRRRLNDLRFRCTGLTEGHYYQFRVLAENAAGVGAPSEPSEYIKVCEATYPPGPPTNPKVTNYSSTTVSLTWSKPIYDGGAGISGFLVEMKEAAEDEWITCTPSTGLEDTSYTVKRLRENVEYNFRIRAMNIVGVGEPVDVPGSVKAAEKLEAPEIELDTALRKIVNVRTCSTLRLFVTIRGRPEPEIKWTKEGGTLTERAQIEVTSSYTVLLIDNINRNDTGKYVLTAENCRGSKSAFINVRVLDSPGAPTNLEIKDVKRDSVSISWEEPLIDGGAKISYYIVEKREEARKAFTSVCSNCVRNSYKIDNLQEGCFYYFRVLAVNEFGSGLPAETTEAVKTSEAPLSPGKVTLSDVTSSSATLSWEKPGHDGGSKITCYIVEMQAKGDDTWTICSETKALEVTINGLTKGKEYFFRVSAVNEKGKSEPKSLLVPATVKDTSAGPIVNLLSNKFSVRAGNDLKIDVPFKGVPPPTAAWKKDGNMLKETSRVNVYTSTTTSQLIIKDAARTDVGVYEVTLTNATGTTSAEIDVNVFEKPGPPSDLGVDEVSADFVSLSWQPPQYTGGCQISNYVVEKRETGSIIWQTVSATVARTSIKISRLTQGTEYQFHVAAENRYGKSHFVESEPVVAQYPFKPPGAPTNLHVVQASKSVIVIAWRKPDSDGGSPITGYHIECKDQSSILWTKLNRNSVAENQFKVTNIEEGLIYEFRVCAENMAGVGPCSMPSEPVVARDQCDPPHNLTVTNITNSSVSLSWDKPEYNGGAKITSYIVERKELPDSCWLKCNFTNLLDTFLEVTGLTEGEQYDFRVIAKNSAELFSAPSETTGPVTVQHDVQPPKIILEDKFRQVVFVKAGDFLRIDADVSGRPNPTVFWLKNGRHIGTKGRVEIMATKTHTSLLIRESVRKDSGQYILTLQNTCGTTSKAITCKVLDRPGPPAGPLEVSGLSAEKCTLSWGPPHETGGAEIMHYIVEKCESSRVAWTLVYSDMMAMNCKITKLLKGNEYLFRVRAVNKYGEGENLESEPIKAMDPFTTPSAPTNVEVTSATTDSMTICWKRPVSDGGSRISGYIIEKREKQGIRWVRVNKKPVYDLRVKASGLREACEYEFRVFAENAAGLSEPSLPCPLTLAEDPKFLPSPPAKPTIIDSSRSSITLSWNKPLFDGGAPVTGYKVEFRKSTEEDWTAGVYNTDQTEFTVTGLTSGTEYIFIVRSINKIGISEPSPETDPQVAIEREEEPRFDISTEMRKTLLVKDGSAFTLTVPFTGKPAPSVTWEKAEVDLRVRGLINTTNSVTSITVERATRDDSGKYIVKLQNVAGSASLMLNVRVLDSPGPPTHVRVKDVTKNSATVTWDIPENEGGAPVKKYHVDIRDISRKGWTRLTDKCRRLSYKVSDLEEGGIYFFRVTGENEYGIGVPAETTEGTKMTDTNLGA from the exons ATGGAAGCAAGCAACCATGAA ATGGGAAAGGAGGGAGAAGATAAAGCTAACACTCTAAATATAAATGTGACACCAGACACTGATGGAGCGCTCATGCCAGAGGCATCACAGTCATCCTCCACACCCATTGTCCTAG GTCAGTTTGCCACTTCTGCAGAGAACAGAGAACACTATAGGGTCAAACCCAGTCCTGCCACAGATAAGGAAAATGCTATTATGCCAACGCTCCAGATAACTTTTAGCACCTTTACTGTTAAGAATGGTGAGGATCTCAAAGTCGAGATCCCAGTGACTGGGCACCCAACGCCAAAGATTGAATGGAAAAAAGATGGTCAGGCAGTTAAAGAGACATCGAGGCTAGAGCTTGCAACTACATCATCATTAACGGTTCTTCATATCAGATATGCTGCTAGGGAGCACTCTGGTCAATACTCAGTCACAGCAAGCAacagtgctggaaaatacaCAGGAGAAATCACTGTGGTTGTTCTTGAAAAGCCGGACCCTCCCACAGGGCCTGTGCGCATTGATGAAGTCAGTTGTAACTATGTTACCATCTCTTGGGAGCCACCCAAATACACAGGAGGCTCCCAGCTAGACAACTACATAGTGGAGAAACGTGAAACTACAAGTACAGAGTGGCAAACTGTGTCAGCAACAACAGTAAGAACCACAATCAAAGTCACCAAGCTGAAGACAGGTAGTGAATACCAATTCAGAGTATTTGCTGAAAATAGATATGGGAAGAGCACAGCAATCACCTCTCCTATTGTAATTGCACAGTATCCATTTAGTGCACCCACAGCTCCTGGCACCCCCTTTGTGTCAACAGTGACAAAGTACAACATGATGGTTGAATGGGAGCCCCCTGCCAAAGATGGAGGCAGTCCCATCATTGGCTATCACCTTGAACGCAAAGAGAAGAACAGCATTTTATGGACTAAGCTAAACAAGCTTCTTATCCCTGATGCTCACTTCAAAACAAGCGGTCTGGAGGAAGGCATAGAATATGAATTCAGAGTCTTTGCTGAGAATATTGCTGGACTCAGCCCATCTAGCAAGATATCTGAATGCTATGTGGCAAGAGATCCCTGTGATCCACCTGGTAAACCTGAAGCAGTTGTTATTAGTAGAGAGAACATCACACTTAAGTGGGTAAAACCAAAGTATGATGGTGGGAGCACCATCACAGGCTATGTTGTAGAAAAGAAGGAGCTTCCAGATGGCAGATGGATGAAAGCAAACTTCACCAATGTCATTGAGAATCAATTCACAATTACAGGTCTGACTGGAGGCCAAAGTTATGAGTTTAGAGTAAATGCCAAGAATGGTGCAGGTGTTTGGAGCAAGCCATCAGAAAGTCTAACCATCATTGCTCAGGATGTTATTGAAAAACCCACAGCATTTATTGATCCTAGGTTCAAGAGTACTACAGTTGTTCAGGCTGGAGAGACATTCATTATTAATGCTGATTACTTTGGGAAGCCTCTTCCTGAAGTAATGTGGCTCAAAGATGGAAGAGAAATTGACAAGGCTACACGGAGGATGGAGTTCAAAAACACCCTCACTCACACAGCTTTGACAGTAAGGGACTGTACACGGGAAGATGGAGGACATTTTATCTTGAACGTTAGTAATATTGGTGGAAGTACCTCTATCCCAATTAATGTGAAGGTCCTGGATAGACCTGGACGACCAGACGGACCTCTGAAAGTAAAAGCTGTTAGTGCAGAGAAATGTAATCTTCATTGGAACCCCCCTTTAAATGATGGAGGTGCAGGTATTTCCCACTACATCattgaaaaaagagaaacaagccGTGTCACATGGACAGAGGTTGAAACTCATGTTGAAGCTGTCAGTTACAAGGTGACAAAACTGGTGCCTGGTAAAGAATATATATTTAGAATTGCTGCAGTAAATAAATTTGGCATTGGTGAGTTTCTGGAATCAGATCCCTTTATTGCACAAAACCCTTTTACAACACCAAGTACACCTTCTACCCCTACAGCCAGTGCTGTGACTGGTGACTCTATAACACTAACATGGGAAAGGCCAGAGACTGATGGAGGCTCAGAGATTGATGGCTACATCCTGGAAAAACGTGACAAAGAGGGTGTCAGATGGACTAAATGCAACAGAAGAAGATTAAACGATTTGCGTTTCAGATGTACAGGACTCACTGAGGGACATTACTACCAGTTTAGAGTACTGGCAGAAAATGCTGCTGGTGTAGGTGCACCCAGTGAACCAAGTGAGTATATAAAAGTGTGTGAAGCTACTTACCCACCTGGTCCCCCTACCAACCCCAAAGTGACAAACTATTCCAGCACAACTGTGTCACTGACCTGGTCAAAGCCCATCTATGATGGTGGAGCAGGTATCAGCGGTTTTCTAGTTGAGATgaaagaagcagcagaagaTGAATGGATCACATGCACACCAAGCACAGGTTTAGAGGACACAAGCTACACTGTGAAGAGACTGAGAGAAAATGTAGAGTACAATTTTCGTATTCGTGCAATGAACATCGTTGGAGTTGGAGAGCCTGTGGATGTCCCTGGGTCTGTGAAAGCAGCTGAAAAGTTGGAGGCACCTGAGATTGAATTGGACACTGCCTTGAGGAAGATTGTGAATGTTCGAACTTGTTCCACATTACGTCTTTTTGTCACCATCAGAGGAAGGCCGGAGCCTGAGATTAAATGGACAAAGGAAGGTGGAACTCTCACTGAGCGTGCTCAAATTGAGGTAACAAGCTCATACACTGTGTTACTGATTGACAACATCAAtagaaatgacacaggaaaGTATGTGTTGACTGCTGAGAACTGCAGAGGCTCTAAATCAGCATTTATTAACGTCAGAGTACTGGACTCTCCTGGTGCACCAACAAACCTAGAGATTAAGGATGTGAAGAGGGACTCTGTGTCCATCTCCTGGGAGGAACCTCTTATTGATGGTGGAGCTAAGATTTCATACTACATCGTAGAGAAGCGAGAGGAGGCTAGAAAGGCATTCACAAGTGTCTGTAGCAACTGTGTGAGAAACTCATACAAGATTGACAATCTTCAGGAaggatgtttttattatttccgTGTCCTTGCTGTAAATGAATTTGGCTCTGGACTTCCAGCAGAAACCACTGAGGCTGTTAAAACATCTGAGGCTCCTCTGTCTCCTGGCAAAGTCACACTTAGTGATGTTACTTCTAGTAGTGCAACACTTTCTTGGGAGAAGCCTGGTCATGATGGAGGAAGCAAAATCACATGTTATATTGTAGAAATGCAAGCAAAGGGTGATGACACATGGACAATATGTTCAGAGACTAAAGCACTGGAAGTGACTATTAATGGGCTGACAAAAGGAAAGGAATATTTTTTTAGAGTGAGCGCTGTGAATGAAAAGGGAAAGAGTGAACCAAAGTCCCTGTTGGTACCTGCTACTGTGAAGGATACCAGTGCTGGGCCCATTGTTAACTTGCTGTCCAACAAATTCAGTGTGAGGGCAGGGAATGATTTAAAGATTGATGTTCCTTTTAAAGGTGTACCCCCACCAACAGCAGCCTGGAAAAAAGATGGCAACATGTTGAAAGAGACAAGCAGAGTAAATGTGTATACATCTACCACAACATCTCAGCTCATTATCAAAGATGCAGCCAGGACGGATGTTGGTGTGTATGAGGTGACTCTCACCAACGCCACTGGAACCACATCTGCTGAAATCGATGTTAATGTATTTGAAAAACCTGGCCCACCAAGTGACCTCGGTGTGGATGAAGTGAGTGCtgactttgtttctttgtcatgGCAGCCACCACAATATACTGGTGGATGTCAAATCAGTAATTATGTTGTGGAGAAGAGAGAAACAGGGAGCATCATATGGCAGACTGTGTCTGCCACTGTTGCCAGGACATCAATCAAAATTTCCCGTCTGACCCAGGGCACTGAATATCAGTTTCATGTTGCTGCAGAGAACCGCTATGGCAAGAGCCACTTTGTTGAATCTGAACCTGTTGTTGCCCAGTATCCCTTCAAGCCTCCTGGTGCACCCACCAACCTCCATGTTGTGCAAGCCTCAAAGTCTGTAATTGTAATTGCTTGGAGAAAGCCAGACAGTGATGGTGGTAGCCCTATTACTGGATATCATATTGAATGCAAAGACCAAAGCAGTATTCTGTGGACGAAGTTAAACAGAAACTCAGTGGCTGAGAACCAGTTCAAAGTAACAAATATTGAAGAGGGTCTAATATATGAGTTCCGAGTGTGTGCTGAGAATATGGCAGGTGTTGGACCTTGCAGCATGCCATCTGAGCCTGTGGTGGCAAGAGATCAGTGTGATCCCCCACATAACCTCACAGTCACTAATATAACTAACAGCTCAGTTTCGCTCTCATGGGACAAACCAGAATATAACGGTGGAGCTAAAATAACTAGTTACATTGTGGAGCGTAAAGAGCTGCCAGATAGTTGCTGGCTTAAGTGCAACTTTACCAACCTACTTGACACCTTCTTGGAAGTGACTGGCCTCACAGAGGGTGAACAGTACGATTTTCGTGTTATTGCAAAGAATTCAGCTGAGCTCTTTAGTGCACCATCTGAAACCACAGGACCTGTTACTGTACAGCATGATGTGCAACCTCCCAAAATTATCTTGGAGGACAAATTTAGACAGGTGGTCTTTGTCAAAGCGGGAGACTTCCTAAGAATAGATGCTGACGTCTCTGGCCGTCCCAACCCTACTGTGTTTTGGCTGAAAAATGGTCGACATATTGGCACCAAGGGAAGGGTTGAGATAATGGCTACAAAGACACATACCTCTCTACTCATCAGAGAAAGTGTTAGGAAAGACTCTGGACAATATATTCTGACCTTACAGAACACATGTGGTACCACGTCTAAAGCTATTACATGTAAAGTCCTGGATCGGCCAGGCCCACCTGCTGGACCTTTGGAAGTATCTGGACTCTCAGCAGAGAAATGCACCCTGTCATGGGGACCCCCTCATGAGACTGGTGGTGCTGAGATCATGCACTACATTGTTGAGAAGTGTGAAAGCAGTCGTGTAGCTTGGACCCTTGTTTACAGTGACATGATGGCAATGAATTGTAAGATAACTAAGCTGCTCAAAGGAAATGAATACCTGTTTAGAGTGAGGGCAGTTAACAAATATGGGGAAGGTGAGAATTTGGAAAGTGAGCCCATCAAAGCCATGGATCCCTTTACTACCCCATCTGCTCCCACCAATGTTGAGGTCACCAGTGCAACTACTGATTCTATGACTATTTGCTGGAAGAGACCAGTCTCTGATGGTGGTAGCCGAATCAGTGGTTACATCATTGAGAAGAGGGAGAAGCAGGGCATTCGCTGGGTAAGAGTCAATAAAAAGCCAGTCTATGACCTACGAGTCAAAGCTTCTGGCCTGCGTGAGGCATGTGAGTATGAATTTAGAGTGTTTGCTGAGAATGCTGCTGGGCTAAGCGAACCCAGTCTCCCATGCCCGCTCACTCTGGCGGAGGATCCAAAGTTTCTGCCTTCCCCTCCAGCAAAGCCCACCATAATTGATTCATCCAGGTCGTCAATCACCCTGTCATGGAACAAGCCATTGTTTGATGGTGGTGCACCAGTTACAGGCTACAAAGTTGAATTTAGAAAATCAACAGAAGAAGACTGGACTGCTGGTGTTTATAACACAGACCAAACAGAGTTTACAGTGACTGGACTCACATCAGGgacagaatatatttttattgtcagaTCGATAAATAAGATTGGTATTAGTGAGCCCAGTCCGGAAACAGATCCTCAAGTGGCTatagaaagagaagaggagccCAGGTTTGATATTAGCACCGAAATGAGGAAGACCCTGCTTGTTAAAGATGGCAGCGCCTTCACTCTGACTGTGCCTTTCACAGGCAAACCTGCTCCCAGTGTGACATGGGAAAAAGCAGAAGTAGATCTGAGAGTCAGAGGACTGATCAACACCACCAATTCTGTCACTTCTATCACAGTGGAACGAGCAACACGTGATGATTCTGGCAAATACATagtaaaactgcaaaatgtTGCTGGGTCTGCCTCTTTGATGCTAAATGTAAGGGTTTTAGATTCACCTGGTCCGCCAACTCACGTAAGAGTTAAGGATGTGACCAAGAACTCTGCCACCGTTACATGGGACATCCCTGAGAATGAGGGAGGAGCCCCTGTGAAGAAATATCATGTAGACATACGGGATATTAGCCGAAAAGGGTGGACAAGACTCACAGACAAATGCCGCCGACTGTCCTATAAGGTGTCTGACCTGGAAGAGGGAGGAATCTACTTCTTCAGAGTCACAGGGGAAAATGAGTATGGCATTGGTGTTCCAGCTGAGACGACAGAGGGAACAAAAATGACAG aTACAAATCTAGGAGCTTAA